A DNA window from Phragmites australis chromosome 11, lpPhrAust1.1, whole genome shotgun sequence contains the following coding sequences:
- the LOC133885127 gene encoding uncharacterized protein LOC133885127: MGGSVWVVRLASLLALGLVLGSVEASLGDVDPQYRICVEECQATGIIGENIMSHCHSSENDTSAEGSWYTQESIYMQWKQLNCRTDCRYFCMMQREGERQSLGLAPVKYHGKWPFLRVFVFQEPLSAALSAVNLFMHFTGWLSFFLLVNYKLPLRPQTKRTYYEYTSLWHIYAILSMNAWFWSSIFHTRDIDLTEKLDYSSAVALLGYSLILALLRTFNVKDEATRVMFAAPILAFVTTHILYLNFYELDYGWNMKVCVVMAVVQLLTWAIWAGVSRHPSRFKLWIVVFGGALAMLLEVYDFPPYKGYADAHSLWHASTIPLTYLWWSFIKDDAEFRTSTLIKKGK; this comes from the exons AATCTGCGTGGAGGAGTGCCAAGCTACAGGGATTATTGGGGAGAATATCATGAGCCATTGCCATTCCTCAGAGAATGACACATCTGCTGAAGGTTCTTGGTACACCCAGGAGTCAATTTACATGCAGTGGAAGCAACTGAACTGTAGGACAGACTGCCGCTACTTCTGCATGATGCAGAGAGAAGGGGAACGACAATCACTTGGTCTGGCCCCTGTTAAATATCATGGAAAATGGCCATTTTTACGTGTTTTTGTCTTCCAG GAACCCCTTTCAGCTGCACTATCTGCTGTCAACCTATTTATGCACTTCACTGGCTGGCTTTCATTTTTCCTTCTGGTGAATTACAAATTGCCTCTTAGACCGCAGACCAAGAGAACATACTACGAATATACTAGCTTATGGCATATCTATGCAATCTTATCAATGAATGCATGGTTCTGGAGCTCTATATTCCATACTAG GGATATCGACTTGACTGAGAAATTGGACTACTCTTCAGCTGTGGCCCTACTTGGCTACTCCTTAATCCTTGCATTGCTAAGGACTTTCAATGTCAAAGATGAGGCTACCAGGGTGATGTTTGCCGCCCCTATTTTGGCATTTGTTACAACTCACATCTTGTATCTTAACTTCTACGAGCTTGACTATG GATGGAACATGAAAGTTTGTGTGGTGATGGCTGTGGTTCAACTCCTGACATGGGCAATTTGGGCCGGTGTATCACGACATCCATCACGATTCAAGCTCTGGATAGTTGTTTTTGGAGGAGCGCTAGCTATGCTTCTTGAAGTCTACGATTTTCCTCCATACAAAGGCTATGCTGATGCCCATTCACTGTGGCATGCGAGCACCATTCCTCTCACATATCTCTGGTGGAGCTTCATTAAGGATGATGCCGAATTCCGTACATCAACTCTTATCAAGAAAGGAAAGTAA